In Brevibacillus brevis NBRC 100599, a single genomic region encodes these proteins:
- a CDS encoding FeoB small GTPase domain-containing protein, with translation MSSYTIALAGNPNTGKSTLFNTLTGLRQHTGNWAGKTVVMAEGEFSRGDTTFRIIDLPGTYSLYSNSADEEVARDYIIFEQPDVTIVVLDATSLERNLNLALQVLEMTPRVVVCVNLIDEAKKLGIRIDLEKISQRLGVPCIAISARNHIGIENLLDQVEKVANGTTVPTPVQITYSDQIESKLAQLELLIEKTLGSRFPTRWIALRLLDGDESLLNTLRERMQKPAESFGEERLTHGQTVCH, from the coding sequence ATGAGTTCATACACAATTGCGTTGGCAGGAAATCCGAATACCGGGAAGAGTACATTATTCAACACATTGACGGGACTTCGCCAACATACTGGAAACTGGGCAGGGAAGACAGTCGTAATGGCTGAGGGAGAATTCTCTCGGGGAGATACGACTTTTCGGATCATCGATTTGCCAGGTACGTATTCCTTGTATTCCAACTCGGCGGATGAAGAAGTGGCGAGAGATTACATTATTTTTGAGCAACCCGATGTCACCATCGTGGTACTGGATGCAACTTCATTGGAACGAAATCTCAATTTGGCCTTGCAGGTGTTGGAAATGACCCCTCGCGTCGTCGTATGCGTCAATTTGATCGATGAGGCGAAAAAGCTTGGCATTCGTATTGATCTGGAAAAAATCTCGCAAAGATTAGGGGTTCCCTGTATCGCCATTTCCGCCAGAAATCATATCGGGATCGAGAATTTGCTCGATCAGGTGGAGAAGGTAGCGAACGGAACCACCGTGCCCACTCCTGTACAGATAACCTACAGTGATCAGATTGAATCCAAGCTGGCACAGTTGGAGTTGCTCATTGAGAAAACCTTGGGTAGTCGTTTTCCGACAAGATGGATCGCTCTGCGGTTGCTCGATGGCGATGAAAGTTTGTTGAATACCTTGCGGGAGCGAATGCAAAAGCCAGCAGAGTCTTTCGGAGAGGAGCGCTTGACCCATGGCCAAACCGTTTGCCACTAA
- a CDS encoding FeoA family protein produces MPSISIPLSDALIGSHICLDRIDVQGILRRRLLDLGFVPGNIVEVMQKSPLGDPTAFRVNNTIIALRKEESSLIFGEYVGSDET; encoded by the coding sequence ATGCCATCCATCAGTATTCCTTTGTCTGATGCCTTGATTGGTAGCCACATCTGTCTGGATCGTATTGACGTTCAGGGTATACTGCGCAGACGATTGCTGGATCTCGGCTTCGTCCCCGGTAACATCGTGGAAGTCATGCAAAAAAGTCCGTTGGGCGATCCCACTGCCTTTCGGGTAAATAACACGATCATCGCCCTGCGCAAAGAAGAAAGCTCCCTCATATTCGGGGAGTACGTAGGAAGTGACGAAACATGA
- a CDS encoding nucleoside recognition domain-containing protein, which produces MAKPFATNPSDPLDALLSVARASVAGSEIRDTIVSDIYRTSRSICKEAVTYENKEKLSRVYKLDKIVTSKIWGYPIMLAILGAVFWITIAGANVPSGMLADMFGVVEGYLTAGFQAAHAPEWLHGILVLGFFRGTSWVVSVMLPPMAIFFPVFALLENFGYLPRVAFNMDRLFKNAGGHGKQALTMSMGFGCNAAAILSTRIIESPRERMLAILTNNFVPCNGRWPTLILLSSLFMATSATSGWQSLTTALIVMGMVIFGIAITLMVSWTLSKTALRGVPTHYTLELPPYRRPQIWKTILISSKDKSWSVLKRAVIVAAPAGIITWVLGNIYVGGDSILAHMAAFFDPFAQLIGLDGYILMAFILGLPANEIVLPILLMGYMSSGAMVDVEGLDNIKDVFLQHGWTWLTALNMMLFSLLHYPCGTTLFNIYKETKSVKWTVLSALIPLAIAVGVTFLTAQVARALGWV; this is translated from the coding sequence ATGGCCAAACCGTTTGCCACTAATCCGTCCGATCCACTGGATGCGCTTCTTTCCGTGGCCCGCGCCTCAGTCGCAGGAAGTGAGATTCGGGACACGATTGTAAGTGACATTTACCGCACCAGTCGCAGCATTTGTAAGGAAGCTGTGACCTACGAAAACAAAGAAAAGCTGTCTCGCGTATACAAGCTCGATAAAATTGTGACGTCCAAAATATGGGGCTACCCCATCATGCTGGCGATATTAGGTGCAGTATTCTGGATCACAATCGCAGGTGCCAACGTTCCATCCGGAATGCTTGCCGACATGTTCGGCGTTGTCGAGGGCTATTTAACTGCTGGCTTTCAAGCTGCACATGCACCTGAATGGCTGCACGGGATTCTGGTTCTCGGATTCTTTCGCGGTACCTCATGGGTTGTCAGCGTCATGCTGCCTCCGATGGCTATCTTTTTCCCAGTCTTTGCCCTGCTCGAGAACTTCGGATATCTGCCGCGTGTCGCGTTCAACATGGATCGTCTGTTTAAAAATGCTGGCGGACACGGCAAACAGGCATTGACCATGTCGATGGGGTTCGGCTGTAATGCAGCTGCCATCCTATCAACCCGAATCATCGAATCTCCTCGGGAGCGAATGCTCGCGATTCTGACCAACAATTTCGTTCCGTGCAATGGTCGCTGGCCCACATTGATTTTATTGTCTTCGCTATTTATGGCGACCAGCGCGACAAGTGGATGGCAATCTCTGACTACTGCTCTCATTGTAATGGGTATGGTTATTTTTGGAATCGCTATCACTCTTATGGTTTCCTGGACATTATCCAAAACAGCCTTGCGCGGGGTACCGACACACTATACGTTGGAGCTGCCCCCTTATCGCCGTCCGCAGATTTGGAAAACGATCCTGATCTCAAGCAAGGATAAATCGTGGAGCGTGCTGAAAAGGGCCGTCATTGTGGCCGCCCCTGCCGGTATCATCACTTGGGTATTGGGTAATATCTATGTCGGTGGGGACAGCATCCTCGCCCATATGGCTGCCTTTTTTGATCCGTTTGCGCAACTCATTGGTCTCGATGGCTACATTCTCATGGCTTTTATTCTCGGCTTGCCCGCCAATGAAATCGTACTGCCGATCCTTCTGATGGGGTACATGTCCTCCGGTGCCATGGTTGATGTGGAAGGCCTCGACAACATCAAGGATGTCTTCTTGCAGCACGGGTGGACTTGGTTGACAGCACTCAATATGATGCTGTTCTCTCTGCTTCATTACCCTTGCGGCACAACCTTGTTCAATATTTACAAGGAAACGAAAAGTGTAAAATGGACGGTGCTTTCCGCACTCATTCCGCTAGCCATTGCGGTCGGAGTAACGTTCTTGACTGCCCAGGTGGCAAGAGCACTCGGTTGGGTGTAA
- a CDS encoding IclR family transcriptional regulator, whose protein sequence is MIQSFDRAMAIATALSSDEHRKWWTINDLAKECQLPVSTIYRLLYTLMKHGLVEQDAAAKQYTLGIKWMEFGLRVLDRIDYRKVIKPMIEELAREVNESVYFSQPSGLESIVVERVDSQHNIRIYDQLGLRIPMHIGAANKVVLAHMPVEEARQTVVQLLGEEQAPAFMEKLQEIRGVGHAVSFAERTENTASVAAPVIDYNQKVIGALSIGIVTYDLKEERLQYLIERVKDVALKTSQRLGGLSKA, encoded by the coding sequence GTGATTCAATCGTTTGATCGAGCGATGGCGATTGCAACGGCACTTTCGTCGGATGAACATAGAAAATGGTGGACGATCAATGATCTAGCGAAGGAATGCCAGCTCCCGGTCAGCACCATTTATCGGCTGTTGTACACGTTGATGAAGCATGGACTGGTAGAGCAGGATGCTGCGGCCAAGCAATATACGTTGGGGATTAAATGGATGGAGTTCGGCTTGCGGGTGCTCGATCGGATCGATTATCGGAAGGTGATCAAGCCGATGATCGAGGAGCTTGCCAGAGAAGTGAACGAAAGTGTTTATTTTAGTCAGCCTAGCGGACTCGAATCCATTGTCGTCGAACGCGTAGACAGTCAGCACAATATCCGCATCTACGACCAGTTAGGCTTGCGGATTCCGATGCATATCGGTGCGGCCAATAAAGTCGTGCTGGCACACATGCCTGTGGAAGAAGCCAGACAAACGGTTGTCCAGCTCTTGGGTGAAGAGCAGGCGCCAGCTTTTATGGAGAAGCTCCAGGAGATCAGAGGTGTTGGTCATGCGGTCAGCTTTGCGGAGCGGACGGAAAACACGGCCTCTGTCGCAGCACCGGTGATTGATTACAACCAAAAGGTAATCGGGGCGTTGAGCATTGGAATTGTCACGTATGATTTGAAGGAGGAACGACTCCAGTATTTGATTGAACGGGTAAAGGATGTCGCTCTCAAAACCTCGCAACGGCTAGGCGGCCTGTCAAAGGCTTGA
- a CDS encoding histidine phosphatase family protein: MKTYIYMVRHGESPKTEGDERTRGLTEKGRSDARIITQLLKEEGIDVFISSPYKRAVATIEELAQSVGKEIVVFEELRELVFIGDNQIMADNELYPLVKKMFTEPDFSLPGGESITVCRNRVVGTFRNILEQYRGQKVAIGTHGAVMTLMMGYFDSQYDLDFLLTTSKPDIYKMEFQDEVLVETKRLWKN, from the coding sequence ATGAAAACCTATATTTACATGGTCAGGCACGGAGAATCACCAAAAACCGAAGGGGACGAAAGAACACGAGGACTGACTGAAAAAGGTAGGTCAGATGCCCGTATCATTACTCAATTGTTAAAAGAAGAGGGGATAGATGTGTTCATTTCAAGTCCGTATAAAAGGGCAGTGGCAACCATAGAAGAACTAGCCCAGTCCGTAGGGAAAGAGATCGTTGTTTTTGAAGAGCTGAGAGAACTCGTTTTTATCGGAGACAATCAAATCATGGCCGATAACGAATTGTATCCATTAGTAAAGAAGATGTTTACTGAGCCAGACTTTTCTTTGCCTGGGGGAGAGTCGATCACCGTTTGTCGGAATCGTGTGGTAGGAACGTTCCGAAACATTTTAGAGCAATACAGAGGGCAGAAAGTTGCAATCGGTACGCATGGTGCCGTTATGACATTGATGATGGGGTACTTTGACAGTCAGTACGACTTGGATTTTTTATTGACGACGTCCAAGCCTGATATATACAAAATGGAATTTCAGGATGAGGTACTCGTGGAAACGAAGCGATTGTGGAAGAACTGA
- a CDS encoding DoxX family protein gives MQNRQNEIIIPENPVSHFLFTSTKSAAIWLIIRLYVGYSWITAGWKKIQSDSWTGDAAGGAIQGFVKGSLAKAAEGKDVTGWYAWFLENVVLPNAKVFGFFVAYGEVLVGLGLILGCLTGIAAFFGGLMNVSFLFAGTVSTNPLLFIFATWLVLAWKVAGWYGLDRWALSYLGTPWTRKSRDGVLPMNK, from the coding sequence ATGCAAAATCGTCAAAACGAAATTATTATTCCTGAAAATCCCGTTTCACACTTCCTGTTCACCAGTACGAAATCCGCTGCGATCTGGTTGATTATCAGATTGTATGTCGGTTATTCATGGATTACTGCTGGATGGAAAAAAATCCAGTCTGATAGCTGGACTGGAGATGCGGCTGGCGGAGCGATTCAAGGTTTCGTAAAAGGCTCCTTGGCAAAAGCAGCCGAAGGAAAGGACGTTACCGGATGGTACGCCTGGTTCCTGGAAAACGTCGTATTGCCAAATGCTAAGGTATTCGGCTTCTTCGTCGCTTATGGTGAGGTACTCGTCGGACTCGGCTTGATCCTCGGATGCCTGACAGGGATCGCAGCGTTTTTCGGCGGCTTGATGAACGTCAGCTTTCTGTTCGCTGGAACGGTCAGCACCAACCCACTCCTTTTTATTTTTGCCACTTGGCTCGTTTTAGCTTGGAAGGTTGCGGGCTGGTATGGTCTTGATCGCTGGGCGCTTTCTTATCTCGGAACACCTTGGACGAGAAAATCGCGCGACGGTGTTTTGCCGATGAACAAGTAA
- a CDS encoding SMI1/KNR4 family protein, whose product MDRKEYIKNVFEAYYARYNQVTEEGFCRWMRPDVPDDMKVADIDEEWSRWKLIPSIVSQEDVAALEEEFGLNFPEWYKAFISTYHHYFDVIPEQGIDEPFHRIKDMYNPLLCKLGYLPFSWDTEYGKIRCIDLQESLDEEKCGIYEIDHEILFEMDEENTERNELKESLIFLYPNFKTYFDHTFLGRA is encoded by the coding sequence ATGGATAGAAAAGAGTATATCAAGAATGTTTTTGAAGCTTACTATGCCCGATATAACCAAGTGACAGAAGAAGGTTTTTGCAGATGGATGCGACCAGACGTCCCTGATGACATGAAGGTAGCTGATATCGATGAAGAATGGTCCAGATGGAAGCTGATTCCTTCAATCGTAAGTCAGGAGGATGTAGCTGCGCTCGAAGAAGAATTTGGGCTGAATTTTCCGGAGTGGTATAAAGCCTTCATTTCTACTTACCATCATTATTTCGACGTCATTCCTGAGCAAGGGATCGATGAGCCATTCCATCGTATTAAGGATATGTACAATCCATTGCTTTGCAAGTTAGGCTACCTTCCTTTTTCATGGGATACAGAGTACGGAAAAATACGATGTATCGATTTGCAAGAAAGCCTGGATGAAGAGAAATGTGGAATCTATGAAATTGACCATGAAATTTTGTTTGAAATGGATGAAGAAAATACAGAACGCAACGAATTGAAAGAATCACTGATCTTTTTGTATCCGAATTTCAAAACTTATTTTGACCACACTTTTTTAGGACGTGCATGA
- a CDS encoding dimethylarginine dimethylaminohydrolase family protein has translation MFQGSQSMVKKMKTVIIKHPHQAFISQEHLDQSWKTFNYTDRPDWDRALHEYAKFESILREHVENVLHLPQSDKTGLDSIYAHDPVKFTSKGAIILKSGKELRQGEAEVYKAFLEENNIPILGQLTGDALSDGGDLVWLDDKTLAIGHGFRTNEAAIAQITEMVKDFTDEIIVVQLPYDRGPAECLHLMSIISMVDHDLAVVYSKLMPVFFRQLLIDRGIQLIEVPDPEYDNLGSNVLALAPRVCMVVAGNPITKQRLLDAGATVYEYEGEEISYKGTGGPTCLTSPVERI, from the coding sequence ATGTTCCAAGGCAGCCAATCCATGGTCAAGAAGATGAAAACCGTCATCATCAAGCATCCCCATCAAGCATTTATCAGTCAAGAACATCTCGATCAATCGTGGAAAACCTTCAACTATACAGACCGCCCAGACTGGGACCGCGCTCTGCATGAATACGCCAAATTCGAATCGATTTTGCGCGAGCATGTGGAAAACGTCCTGCACTTGCCACAATCCGATAAAACCGGACTGGATTCCATTTACGCCCACGACCCGGTGAAATTTACTTCCAAAGGGGCAATCATCCTCAAATCTGGTAAAGAGCTCCGACAGGGAGAAGCAGAAGTATACAAAGCCTTTTTAGAAGAAAACAATATTCCGATCCTGGGACAGCTCACAGGCGATGCCTTGTCAGATGGCGGCGATCTCGTCTGGCTGGATGATAAAACACTCGCGATTGGCCATGGCTTTCGTACGAACGAAGCGGCTATCGCTCAAATTACGGAAATGGTCAAGGATTTCACGGATGAAATCATCGTGGTACAGCTTCCGTATGATCGCGGTCCGGCGGAATGTTTGCATCTGATGTCGATTATCAGCATGGTCGATCATGATTTGGCAGTCGTCTACTCCAAGCTGATGCCAGTATTTTTCCGTCAACTGCTCATCGACAGAGGCATTCAGCTAATCGAGGTACCTGATCCTGAGTACGATAATCTCGGCAGCAATGTTCTCGCCCTTGCGCCGCGTGTGTGCATGGTTGTGGCAGGCAACCCGATTACGAAGCAACGCCTTCTCGACGCAGGTGCGACTGTGTACGAGTATGAGGGCGAAGAGATTTCTTATAAGGGAACAGGTGGGCCTACTTGCCTGACAAGCCCGGTGGAACGAATCTAG
- a CDS encoding GNAT family N-acetyltransferase, protein MSYNIYTFAQRSDLDDQADVLIEASWSAFMLNDEVANEYYNHLYDWFSPYQFVLTDEADKVMAVGNAIPFYWDGTVEGLPKGWDDVFLQGIEDYRQGKQPNALSALSISIDPRYRGLGLSKHMVTAMKNIAKENGLAYLVAPVRPSLKHKYPLTPMDKYVHWKTTDDAPFDPWVRTHWRLGATIMQVAPESMLIRGNLTDWESWTGMKFPESGSYIIPDALVPVQVDVEKDEVVYIEPNIWMQHFL, encoded by the coding sequence ATGTCATACAACATCTACACTTTCGCACAAAGATCAGATCTAGATGATCAAGCTGATGTACTAATCGAGGCAAGCTGGTCTGCCTTCATGCTCAATGATGAAGTGGCGAATGAATATTACAATCATTTGTATGACTGGTTCTCGCCTTATCAGTTCGTGCTGACGGACGAGGCTGACAAGGTGATGGCTGTAGGAAATGCGATTCCATTTTATTGGGATGGCACTGTGGAAGGGTTGCCAAAAGGCTGGGACGATGTCTTTCTGCAAGGGATTGAAGACTACCGCCAAGGAAAACAGCCAAATGCATTATCGGCACTCTCCATCTCCATCGATCCCCGCTATCGCGGACTCGGTCTGAGCAAGCATATGGTTACGGCGATGAAGAATATCGCCAAGGAAAATGGCTTGGCGTACTTGGTGGCACCCGTACGTCCATCGCTCAAGCACAAGTACCCGCTCACGCCCATGGACAAGTATGTTCATTGGAAAACGACCGATGACGCTCCGTTTGATCCGTGGGTGCGCACGCATTGGAGACTGGGAGCGACGATTATGCAGGTAGCGCCGGAATCCATGCTGATCAGAGGGAATCTGACGGATTGGGAAAGCTGGACAGGGATGAAATTTCCCGAGTCCGGATCGTACATCATTCCAGACGCATTAGTTCCCGTGCAGGTTGACGTGGAAAAGGACGAAGTGGTATACATCGAGCCGAATATTTGGATGCAGCATTTTTTGTAG
- a CDS encoding RNA polymerase sigma factor, with amino-acid sequence MQDTIDYEARIKAIYREHYRDVYQYLYYFTGKREHAEDLTQEVFIRVLNALGRYEERSSVKTWILHIAKHVAIDDYRKRRVQTLFGMELLKGLPSLLGRPEAELVSKEEQLEIEQAMQKMKPHQRNVLILRGIKAYSIRETAEILGTSEAKIRVDFHRATKELKKVLHVDWIGGLANEYSK; translated from the coding sequence GTGCAGGACACAATCGATTACGAAGCGCGGATTAAAGCGATCTATCGTGAGCACTACCGTGATGTCTATCAATATCTCTACTACTTCACGGGGAAGCGCGAGCATGCGGAGGATTTGACGCAGGAAGTGTTTATCCGAGTCTTGAACGCTTTGGGTAGATATGAAGAGCGTTCCAGTGTGAAGACATGGATTTTGCATATTGCCAAGCATGTCGCCATCGATGATTACCGGAAGAGGCGGGTGCAAACGCTTTTTGGCATGGAATTGTTAAAAGGGCTGCCTTCTCTTCTGGGAAGGCCGGAAGCGGAGCTGGTTTCTAAGGAAGAACAGCTGGAAATTGAGCAGGCGATGCAAAAAATGAAGCCGCATCAGCGGAATGTACTGATTTTGCGCGGCATCAAGGCCTACAGCATTCGGGAAACGGCAGAAATCCTCGGGACAAGCGAAGCCAAGATCCGTGTAGATTTTCACCGAGCAACAAAAGAACTCAAAAAAGTTTTGCATGTCGACTGGATAGGAGGGTTGGCCAATGAATACTCCAAATGA
- a CDS encoding methyl-accepting chemotaxis protein — protein sequence MKRMWMSFRTKLTLMISLFTMLVAIVLSIIDYVQFKANIISDQAIQYQLVEDHVTNAVKNVDMAYGVFEKDMETRMQQTLQVLTNNYRQNPAVGTWDYAALREQYGMDIFIIDRNIKVVHSSVKTDIGLDFSKAGAFTELLKKRMDGNEFSADGMEVSVNTGQIKKFAYLPTSDQKYLFEVSVNLQDSALFQTFNFLAVSQAITEKYDMVKDILVFSHDGYALGRTGSDGKALRVIESHLPIFTEAYQSQEIKEFYEKTEEKDLTYRLVPYKLGKDPNDLSRSRVIKIVYDNTKLNQKLADNLESVVWKLVCSVAGALLLSFLLSRWITRPIDRMREIITQTAQFDLREKMAVNEQGSQDEIGLTAQSIIIMREQLSEVVRKLTAVSHSVAENAQSVKQSTNKVSEQSSGTAEATGILLAHMQETMAATEEMNATLNDMETVIHSITKRTEVAAATAQDVSSRATALREHALAADKMTTELYMNVKAQTEIAITDSKDSMEKINLLAEAILTISEQTNLLALNAAIEAARAGDSGRGFSVVAEEIRRLATQSSEVVIDIQRIIQVAGESVDNLAANSSSVLDFIETRVIPDYDSMMETSEKYNLDAYRFHTLLEEFNASFEELNSTISSVVSVVEQVTSSMEKSAHSVEAITEQSRIIADNNQQVAAISERNVGLTQTMEEIVHRFKI from the coding sequence ATGAAACGAATGTGGATGTCTTTTCGTACTAAGCTTACCTTGATGATTTCTTTATTTACGATGCTGGTAGCCATTGTGTTGTCTATTATTGACTATGTTCAATTCAAGGCGAATATTATTTCTGACCAAGCAATACAGTACCAGTTGGTAGAGGATCATGTTACGAATGCAGTGAAGAATGTGGATATGGCGTACGGCGTTTTCGAGAAAGACATGGAAACTCGCATGCAACAAACATTGCAAGTGTTAACGAACAACTATCGGCAAAATCCAGCGGTGGGGACGTGGGACTATGCAGCCCTGCGTGAGCAGTATGGGATGGATATTTTCATCATTGACCGAAATATCAAGGTTGTTCATTCTAGCGTCAAAACCGATATTGGGCTTGATTTCAGCAAGGCCGGGGCATTTACGGAGCTGTTGAAAAAGCGGATGGATGGCAACGAGTTCTCTGCCGATGGCATGGAGGTCTCCGTCAATACGGGTCAAATTAAAAAGTTCGCTTATCTCCCTACGTCTGACCAAAAGTACCTGTTTGAAGTCAGTGTGAATTTGCAGGATAGCGCTCTTTTCCAGACCTTTAATTTCTTGGCTGTGTCACAGGCGATTACAGAGAAATACGACATGGTAAAAGACATTCTTGTCTTTTCTCATGATGGGTACGCTTTGGGGAGAACTGGAAGCGATGGGAAAGCCTTGCGAGTGATCGAGAGTCACTTGCCGATTTTTACGGAAGCATACCAATCACAAGAAATCAAAGAGTTTTATGAAAAAACAGAGGAGAAAGATCTCACTTATCGCCTCGTCCCGTACAAGCTAGGCAAAGATCCCAATGATCTCAGCCGATCACGCGTCATCAAGATTGTGTATGACAATACGAAGCTGAACCAGAAGCTGGCGGACAATCTGGAGTCCGTAGTCTGGAAGCTGGTATGTTCGGTGGCAGGAGCGTTGCTTCTATCCTTCCTGCTGAGTCGCTGGATTACCCGCCCGATTGATCGAATGAGGGAGATCATTACGCAGACGGCTCAATTTGATTTGCGGGAAAAAATGGCGGTGAACGAGCAGGGCTCACAGGATGAGATCGGATTGACGGCACAGTCGATCATAATCATGCGTGAGCAATTGAGCGAGGTTGTGAGAAAGCTGACAGCTGTGTCACACTCGGTCGCTGAAAATGCGCAGAGCGTGAAACAATCTACCAACAAAGTAAGCGAGCAGTCCAGCGGAACCGCGGAGGCTACGGGCATCTTGCTCGCCCATATGCAGGAGACGATGGCGGCTACAGAAGAGATGAATGCGACCTTAAACGACATGGAGACCGTCATTCACTCGATTACGAAAAGAACGGAAGTAGCGGCTGCGACCGCACAGGATGTCAGCTCGCGGGCAACTGCACTGCGGGAACATGCATTGGCTGCGGATAAAATGACGACAGAGCTCTATATGAATGTAAAGGCGCAAACGGAAATTGCGATCACCGACTCGAAGGACTCGATGGAAAAAATCAACCTGTTGGCAGAGGCGATACTCACGATCTCTGAGCAGACGAATCTGTTGGCATTGAATGCGGCGATTGAAGCTGCACGTGCAGGAGACAGCGGGAGAGGTTTCTCTGTCGTAGCGGAAGAGATACGCAGACTGGCTACGCAATCGTCTGAGGTCGTGATCGATATTCAACGCATTATCCAGGTCGCGGGCGAATCCGTAGACAATCTGGCTGCCAACTCGTCGAGCGTATTGGACTTTATTGAAACGCGGGTCATTCCTGACTATGATAGCATGATGGAAACATCGGAGAAGTACAATTTGGATGCGTATCGTTTCCATACGTTGCTAGAAGAATTCAATGCGTCTTTTGAAGAGTTGAATTCCACAATCAGCAGTGTAGTTTCTGTCGTGGAGCAAGTGACGAGCTCGATGGAGAAAAGTGCCCACAGTGTAGAGGCGATCACAGAGCAATCTCGCATTATTGCGGATAACAATCAACAGGTCGCGGCTATTTCAGAGCGAAATGTCGGCTTGACGCAGACGATGGAAGAGATCGTGCATCGGTTCAAAATCTAA
- a CDS encoding sigma-70 family RNA polymerase sigma factor, translated as MNEAETMPVSLEVTREARLKWLMQQYGEKIFHLVSLTVKNHALADDITQNVFIKAYRHLDQFRGDGEIKHWLYKIAMNESKKHFRSWSFRNIFPTMDDHLGDLMDRQANNQVEEEILNRVKREEIVTYIQSLAPKYRQVILLHYYEDLSIAEVADILSVSQEVVRTRLHRARKQLKETMSKEVQG; from the coding sequence TTGAACGAAGCAGAAACAATGCCAGTGAGTCTGGAGGTTACACGGGAAGCCAGACTGAAATGGCTGATGCAGCAATACGGGGAGAAAATTTTTCATCTGGTAAGCCTCACGGTAAAAAATCATGCCTTGGCGGACGATATTACCCAAAACGTGTTTATCAAAGCATATCGACATCTCGATCAGTTCCGCGGGGACGGAGAGATCAAGCATTGGCTCTACAAGATCGCGATGAATGAGAGCAAAAAGCATTTTCGGTCGTGGTCGTTCCGCAACATTTTTCCGACGATGGATGATCATTTGGGCGACCTGATGGATCGGCAGGCAAACAATCAGGTAGAGGAAGAGATTTTAAACCGGGTGAAGCGGGAAGAGATCGTCACCTACATTCAATCCCTCGCACCGAAGTACAGGCAGGTTATCCTCCTGCATTATTACGAAGACCTGTCGATTGCGGAAGTAGCGGATATTCTCTCCGTTTCGCAAGAGGTCGTCCGTACGCGTTTGCATCGAGCTAGAAAGCAATTGAAGGAGACCATGTCGAAGGAGGTACAAGGATGA